The following are from one region of the Flavobacteriaceae bacterium UJ101 genome:
- a CDS encoding ribosome maturation factor RimM (An accessory protein needed during the final step in the assembly of 30S ribosomal subunit, possibly for assembly of the head region. Probably interacts with S19. Essential for efficient processing of 16S rRNA. May be needed both before and after RbfA during the maturation of 16S rRNA. It has affinity for free ribosomal 30S subunits but not for 70S ribosomes; Belongs to the RimM family; Contains 1 PRC barrel domain.): MQKENCFSLGKIIKKHGYKGEVVIKLDTDEPELYKKLESAFIEFNGMLVPFFFKKCEQQHNTNLRVTFEDVPLEQVEQLIGSEVFLPLSFLPKLADDQFYYHEIIGFNIVDEKYGAIGIIKRVNDYGPQPLFEIEKDDKEILIPVNDHFIKKVDKPNKTIEVITPEGLLELYLDSDT; the protein is encoded by the coding sequence ATGCAAAAAGAAAATTGCTTTTCTTTAGGAAAAATTATTAAAAAACATGGTTATAAAGGTGAAGTTGTTATTAAACTTGATACAGACGAGCCTGAACTATACAAAAAATTGGAATCAGCATTTATCGAATTTAACGGAATGCTGGTTCCTTTCTTCTTTAAAAAATGTGAGCAACAACACAATACCAATCTTCGAGTTACTTTTGAAGATGTTCCACTTGAACAAGTTGAGCAGTTGATTGGTTCAGAAGTTTTTTTACCACTTAGTTTTTTACCAAAATTAGCAGATGATCAATTTTATTATCATGAAATCATAGGATTTAATATTGTAGATGAAAAATATGGTGCTATAGGTATAATAAAACGAGTAAATGATTATGGACCGCAACCTCTTTTTGAAATTGAAAAAGATGATAAAGAGATTCTAATTCCGGTTAATGACCACTTTATAAAAAAAGTAGATAAACCCAATAAAACAATAGAAGTAATAACTCCTGAAGGTCTATTAGAGCTTTATTTAGATAGTGATACATAG
- a CDS encoding 30S ribosomal protein S16 (Belongs to the ribosomal protein S16P family.) gives MPVKIRLQRHGKKGKPFYHIVVADSRAKRDGRFIEKLGTYNPNTNPATIELNVDGSVEWLNNGAQPTDTARAILSYKGVLLKKHLLGGVAKGAFDEAEAEKRFQAWLEQKEGKVQAKKDGLTKAQEDAKAARFAEEVKIKEARAAAAVEAETPAEEVEAAEATTEEVTEAPAEEGGEEKPAEESAE, from the coding sequence ATGCCAGTAAAAATTAGATTACAAAGACATGGTAAGAAAGGAAAACCTTTCTATCATATTGTAGTTGCGGATTCAAGAGCAAAACGTGACGGTCGTTTTATTGAAAAATTAGGTACTTATAATCCTAATACAAATCCTGCTACTATTGAATTAAATGTAGACGGATCAGTAGAATGGTTAAACAATGGAGCTCAACCAACGGATACTGCTCGTGCAATTTTATCTTATAAAGGTGTTTTATTAAAAAAACATTTATTAGGAGGTGTTGCAAAAGGTGCTTTTGATGAAGCGGAAGCTGAAAAACGTTTCCAAGCTTGGTTAGAACAAAAAGAAGGAAAAGTTCAAGCTAAGAAAGATGGTTTAACTAAAGCGCAAGAAGATGCTAAAGCAGCTCGTTTTGCAGAAGAAGTTAAAATTAAAGAAGCTCGTGCAGCAGCAGCTGTAGAAGCTGAAACACCAGCTGAAGAAGTTGAAGCAGCAGAAGCAACAACTGAAGAAGTAACCGAGGCTCCTGCAGAAGAAGGAGGTGAGGAAAAGCCAGCTGAAGAATCAGCAGAGTAA
- a CDS encoding uncharacterized protein (Contains 1 HD domain.), which yields MNQEEILLKTSQYVQQQLENEGSGHDWWHIKRVYRNAELILQSEPCDHFQVKMAVLLHDIGDYKLHNGVDKTRELVYPFLSSLNLEGSFIEDILSIIKQISFSSNKNTKPSSIEAMVAQDADRLDAIGAIGIARTFQYGGHKGHPLYDPKIPPILHHSTDSYKKSTAPTLNHFYEKLLLIKDLMNTQTAKSIAQQRHKFMETFLTQFYDEWEGKK from the coding sequence ATGAATCAGGAAGAAATTCTTTTAAAAACTAGCCAATATGTTCAACAACAATTAGAAAATGAAGGGTCAGGACATGATTGGTGGCATATTAAACGTGTTTATCGTAACGCTGAATTAATCTTACAAAGTGAGCCTTGTGATCATTTTCAAGTAAAAATGGCCGTATTACTTCATGATATTGGAGATTATAAACTACATAATGGTGTCGATAAAACTCGTGAGTTAGTCTATCCTTTTCTAAGTTCTTTAAATTTGGAAGGTTCTTTCATAGAAGATATACTCTCCATTATCAAGCAAATTAGTTTTAGTAGTAATAAAAACACAAAACCTTCTTCTATTGAAGCTATGGTTGCTCAAGATGCTGATCGGTTAGACGCTATTGGAGCAATTGGTATTGCAAGAACTTTTCAATATGGTGGTCATAAAGGACATCCCTTGTATGATCCTAAAATCCCCCCTATTTTACATCATTCTACGGATAGTTATAAAAAATCAACTGCGCCAACTCTTAATCATTTCTACGAAAAATTACTATTAATTAAAGATTTGATGAATACTCAAACAGCTAAAAGCATAGCTCAACAACGTCATAAATTTATGGAAACTTTTTTAACTCAATTTTATGATGAATGGGAAGGGAAAAAATAA
- a CDS encoding putative SufE-like protein (Belongs to the SufE family.): MTIQNIQKEIIDEFSFFEDWQQKYEYLIELGKSLKPLPENEKTSDRLIKGCQSQVWLKANMDEDKIVFEADSDAILPKGIAALLVRLYSGQKPEEIMASDENFLHEIGLQEFLSPTRANGTLAMIKQIKLYAIALKMKK; encoded by the coding sequence ATGACTATTCAAAATATTCAAAAAGAAATTATTGATGAATTTTCATTTTTTGAAGACTGGCAACAAAAGTATGAATACCTAATTGAATTAGGAAAATCATTAAAACCATTGCCCGAAAATGAAAAGACATCCGATAGATTGATTAAAGGATGTCAGTCACAAGTATGGTTAAAAGCTAATATGGACGAAGATAAAATTGTTTTTGAGGCTGACTCAGATGCTATTTTACCAAAAGGAATAGCAGCATTATTAGTTCGTTTGTATTCAGGGCAGAAACCAGAAGAAATCATGGCTTCAGATGAGAACTTTTTACATGAAATTGGATTGCAAGAATTTTTATCTCCCACGCGGGCAAATGGTACATTAGCCATGATTAAGCAAATAAAATTATATGCAATAGCGTTAAAAATGAAAAAATAA
- the nadD gene encoding nicotinate-nucleotide adenylyltransferase (Catalyzes the reversible adenylation of nicotinate mononucleotide (NaMN) to nicotinic acid adenine dinucleotide (NaAD); Belongs to the NadD family.; KEGG: doi:FH5T_09880 nicotinate-nucleotide adenylyltransferase): MKVGLFFGSFNPIHIGHLVIANHMVEFTTLDEVWFVVSPHNPHKKKSSLLDDYHRLEMVRIAIGENYKLRASDIEFSLPQPSYTVDTLAYINEKYPTYNFSLIMGMDNLDTLHKWKNYEVILENHEIYVYPRIGSGDNNLVEHPNIHIVEDVPIMQISATFIRKAIKDGKNIAPLLYPDVWNFLEKNNFYR; this comes from the coding sequence ATGAAAGTAGGATTGTTTTTTGGATCATTTAACCCTATTCATATTGGACATTTGGTTATTGCAAATCATATGGTAGAGTTCACTACTTTAGACGAAGTATGGTTTGTAGTTTCTCCCCATAATCCACATAAGAAAAAATCATCACTTTTGGATGATTATCATCGTTTGGAAATGGTTCGGATTGCAATAGGAGAAAATTATAAATTAAGAGCTTCTGATATTGAATTCTCATTACCACAACCTTCCTATACCGTTGATACATTAGCTTATATTAATGAAAAGTATCCTACGTATAATTTTTCTTTAATTATGGGTATGGATAATTTGGATACATTACATAAGTGGAAAAACTATGAAGTTATTCTTGAAAATCATGAAATATATGTTTATCCAAGGATTGGTTCAGGAGATAATAACTTGGTAGAACACCCAAATATACATATTGTTGAAGATGTTCCGATAATGCAGATTTCAGCAACATTTATACGAAAGGCAATAAAAGATGGAAAGAATATAGCGCCTTTGTTGTATCCTGATGTATGGAATTTTTTAGAAAAAAATAACTTCTATCGTTAA
- the pntA gene encoding NAD(P)(+) transhydrogenase (Re/Si-specific) (May play a role in cell wall synthesis as L-alanine is an important constituent of the peptidoglycan layer; Belongs to the AlaDH/PNT family.; KEGG: eco:b1603 NAD(P) transhydrogenase subunit alpha): MIIGLPKEIKNNENRVGLTPAGVMEFIKNGHTVYVQATAGNGSGFSDEDYIKTGAKILPTIEEVYAIAEMIVKVKEPIEAEYNLIKEDQIVFTYFHFASHLPLTEAMIKSKSICIAYETVEDPDRSLPLLTPMSEVAGRMSIQQGAKYLEKPLKGRGILLGGVPGVPPAKVAILGGGIVGTQAAKMAAGMGADVTILDINVKRMRYLDDVMPANVNTEMSNEFNIRKHIKTSDLIVGGVLIPGAKAPKLITRDMLKDMRPGTVLVDVAVDQGGCFETTKPTTHEDPTYIIDDVVHYSVANMPGAVPYTSTLALTNVTLPYALQLANKGWKKACKENQPLKLGLNVINGKVVYKGVSDAFDLEYYDVEPFLE, translated from the coding sequence ATGATAATTGGATTACCAAAAGAAATTAAAAACAATGAAAACCGAGTTGGATTAACTCCAGCTGGGGTTATGGAATTCATAAAAAATGGACATACTGTTTATGTTCAAGCTACTGCAGGAAATGGAAGTGGTTTTTCAGACGAAGACTATATAAAAACCGGAGCTAAAATTTTACCTACGATTGAAGAAGTTTACGCTATCGCCGAAATGATTGTAAAAGTAAAAGAGCCTATTGAAGCTGAATATAACTTAATTAAAGAAGATCAAATTGTATTTACATATTTTCACTTTGCTTCACATCTACCTTTGACTGAGGCTATGATCAAGAGTAAATCAATCTGTATTGCTTACGAAACAGTTGAAGATCCTGATAGAAGTTTACCATTACTAACACCTATGTCAGAAGTAGCAGGAAGAATGTCTATTCAACAAGGTGCTAAATATTTAGAAAAACCATTAAAAGGGCGTGGAATTCTTTTAGGTGGTGTACCAGGAGTACCTCCGGCTAAAGTAGCTATTTTAGGAGGTGGTATCGTTGGAACTCAAGCAGCAAAAATGGCCGCAGGAATGGGGGCTGACGTCACTATTTTAGATATCAACGTAAAACGCATGCGTTATTTAGATGATGTAATGCCTGCTAATGTTAATACTGAAATGTCAAATGAATTTAATATACGCAAGCATATTAAAACTTCTGATCTAATTGTAGGAGGAGTATTAATCCCAGGAGCTAAAGCACCTAAGTTAATCACTCGTGATATGTTAAAAGATATGCGTCCAGGAACTGTTTTAGTGGATGTTGCGGTAGATCAAGGTGGATGTTTTGAAACAACAAAACCTACTACACATGAAGACCCTACTTATATTATAGATGATGTTGTACATTATTCTGTTGCCAATATGCCAGGAGCTGTTCCTTATACTTCTACATTGGCCTTAACGAATGTTACATTACCTTACGCATTACAATTGGCCAATAAAGGATGGAAAAAAGCTTGTAAAGAAAATCAACCTTTAAAATTAGGTTTAAATGTAATCAACGGGAAAGTTGTATACAAAGGAGTTTCTGATGCTTTTGATTTAGAATACTATGATGTAGAACCATTTTTAGAGTAA
- the PK|pyk gene encoding pyruvate kinase (Belongs to the pyruvate kinase family.; KEGG: scs:Sta7437_1155 pyruvate kinase), which yields MAVKFSKKTKIVATLGPASGTKEIMLEMIKSGVNVFRINFSHAEYEVAAERIRLIREINKEYGYNIAVLADLQGPKLRIGEVEAGAFINPGDSLVFTSDKIVGNSERVYMNYEQFPQDVNPGERVLMDDGKLIVEIVETNKKDTVKAKVIQGGPLKSKKGVNLPNTKISLPALTEKDVKDAKFACEQQVDWIALSFVRHAQDLEDIKNLIKEYSDYKIPVISKIEKPEAIDNLDEIINNTDALMVARGDLGVEVPMEEVPLIQKRIVDAAKLARKPVIIATQMMETMIDSMTPTRAEVNDVANSVLDGADAVMLSGETSVGKYPVEVIKKMSSILRAVELDDSIITPRYKPQKTDQHYITNTTCAQAAKVAQRVNAEAIITLTHSGYTAFQVSSYRAHAHVLCFTDNPRIVCMLNLLWGVRTFLYDSKGETHEDIFKHVKQTAIDYGTVNKGDLTVNLFSMPAFEKGKTNTLIINRI from the coding sequence ATGGCTGTAAAATTTAGTAAAAAAACTAAAATCGTTGCGACTTTAGGACCTGCTTCAGGAACAAAAGAAATCATGTTAGAAATGATTAAGTCGGGGGTAAATGTATTTCGAATTAATTTTTCTCATGCTGAATATGAAGTGGCAGCTGAACGCATTCGATTAATTAGAGAAATAAATAAAGAGTATGGTTATAATATTGCAGTTTTAGCTGATTTACAAGGTCCAAAATTAAGAATTGGTGAAGTAGAAGCAGGTGCTTTTATTAACCCAGGAGATAGCTTAGTATTTACAAGTGATAAGATTGTAGGAAACTCTGAGCGGGTCTATATGAATTATGAACAATTCCCTCAAGATGTAAACCCGGGAGAACGTGTTTTAATGGATGATGGGAAATTAATTGTTGAAATTGTAGAAACAAATAAAAAAGATACAGTAAAGGCTAAAGTAATTCAAGGTGGACCTTTAAAATCAAAAAAAGGGGTGAACTTACCGAATACGAAGATATCATTACCTGCTTTAACAGAAAAAGATGTTAAAGATGCAAAATTTGCTTGTGAACAACAAGTAGATTGGATCGCGCTTTCTTTTGTAAGGCACGCTCAAGATTTAGAGGATATTAAAAATTTAATTAAAGAATATTCTGATTATAAGATTCCAGTTATTTCCAAAATAGAAAAACCAGAAGCAATTGATAATTTAGATGAAATTATTAATAATACAGATGCTTTAATGGTAGCTCGTGGAGACTTAGGAGTTGAAGTCCCAATGGAAGAAGTTCCATTAATACAAAAACGAATAGTTGATGCTGCAAAATTAGCACGTAAACCGGTGATTATTGCTACACAAATGATGGAAACTATGATCGATAGTATGACTCCAACTCGTGCAGAGGTTAATGACGTGGCTAATTCCGTTTTAGACGGTGCTGATGCTGTAATGCTTTCGGGGGAAACATCTGTAGGTAAATATCCTGTAGAAGTAATTAAAAAAATGAGTAGTATTTTACGTGCAGTTGAATTAGATGATTCTATTATAACACCACGTTATAAACCTCAAAAAACAGACCAACATTATATTACAAATACAACCTGTGCTCAAGCGGCAAAGGTAGCGCAAAGAGTTAATGCTGAAGCAATTATTACATTAACACATAGTGGTTATACGGCATTTCAAGTTTCTTCTTATCGTGCTCATGCACATGTTTTATGTTTTACAGATAATCCTAGAATTGTTTGTATGTTAAATCTATTATGGGGAGTACGAACCTTTTTATATGATTCTAAAGGAGAAACTCATGAAGATATCTTTAAACATGTAAAGCAGACTGCTATTGATTATGGAACAGTGAATAAAGGAGATTTAACAGTTAACTTATTTTCTATGCCTGCCTTTGAAAAAGGGAAGACCAACACATTAATTATTAATAGAATTTAA